A single genomic interval of Apis cerana isolate GH-2021 linkage group LG14, AcerK_1.0, whole genome shotgun sequence harbors:
- the LOC108003179 gene encoding uncharacterized protein LOC108003179 isoform X1: MPQGSIHWQGTQRRACGPGAHWNVQVVRGKVTTRCLWYACKALGIGLLLMLLGACMATIGYFADQLSVAQEIRGNLTIKVKNESRGFHLNNLSYAGPIVMGVGGFIVVAACVMTFEARDNAAKVVPARFRFNQTSTIKNTRNQRNRRSTSSQTTKWDHQLGVFKVNRSPSPSIHEVSRKQLTAEFMQFSKELNEKQAGHSIKKSPSAPTLIDKKSPRKRTSKYAGCALLNPELLQRHALSVDNPSYSPHQVSRESLDQQKMGGSQVSMAMDLHIPNKGPVTLKVKDRSDTARRHQLLRQTKVDYVEEVDEAVKSPTGRGYSPKLSGAYSKYPDDFVPRKRNSIDIKLLEELTASKDLTKISPRDFRKISSPSFHKMSFDKSGSDRRIERSMGQRKASLEFRKSPDFRRGDYRKLSVDRFSIDCAKYLSDDVEMRSRASSGDNLRRQRQPKLHHSRSDDNKRASFERHQKDAQSSRYSLNTQAVIESGGSEAEFKYFTATSLDTEESRADNSDDSHAIDIDEQIAANVPSDGPTEADALLEEPELENVPEIDVESSRYDMDETETYDEAALRTKNLISNDQISKRQGRNNIRNMDERLDDFVKSKETILYIKEHEI, encoded by the exons ATGCCCCAAGGAAGCATCCATTGGCAGGGGACGCAGAGAAGAGCCTGCGGTCCAGGAGCTCACTGGAATGTTCAG GTGGTGAGAGGCAAAGTGACAACACGATGCTTGTGGTACGCCTGCAAAGCTCTCGGAATTGGTCTGCTACTAATGCTTTTAGGAGCTTGCATGGCGACCATAG GATACTTCGCAGATCAGCTATCCGTGGCTCAAGAGATCAGAGGTAACTTAACAATAAAAGTGAAGAATGAATCACGTGGATTTCATCTGAATAACCTCAGTTATGCTGGCCCAATTGTAATGGGCGTAGGAG GATTTATCGTGGTGGCAGCCTGTGTAATGACCTTCGAGGCCCGTGACAACGCTGCCAAAGTGGTTCCGGCCCGTTTCCGCTTTAATCAAACGTcgacaataaaaaatacgagGAATCAACGGAACCGTAGATCCACGTCTAGTCAAACGACGAAATGGGATCATCAATTGGGCGTGTTCAAAGTGAACAGAAGTCCGAGCCCAAGCATACACGAGGTTTCGAGGAAACAATTGACCGCGGAGTTCATGCAGTTTTCGAAAGAATTGAACGAGAAACAGGCTGGCCACTCGATTAAGAAGAGTCCCAGCGCGCCAACTTTGATAGACAAAAAATCACCACGTAAAAGAACATCAAAGTACGCTGGATGCGCTTTATTAAATCCAGAATTATTGCAGAGACATGCCCTTTCCGTTGATAATCCGAGCTACAGCCCTCACCAG GTCAGCAGAGAAAGTTTGGATCAGCAAAAGATGGGAGGCAGCCAGGTTTCAATGGCTATGGATTTGCACATTCCTAATAAAGGCCCAGTTACGTTGAAAGTTAAAGATAGATCGGACACAGCGAGACGTCATCAACTGCTTCGACAAACGAAAGTTGATTACGTCGAAGAAGTTGATGAAGCTGTTAAATCACCGACTGGTCGCGGTTACTCGCCTAAATTATCAG GTGCCTATAGCAAATATCCAGACGATTTTGTACCGAGGAAAAGAAACtcgatagatataaaattattagaagaattGACAGCGTCGAAAGatcttacaaaaatatcgCCTAGagattttcgtaaaatttcttcGCCGAGCTTCCATAAAATGTCATTCGACAAAAGTGGAAGTGATCGTAGGATCGAGAGAAGCATGGGCCAACGTAAAGCCAGCCTTGAATTCAGGAAAAGTCCCGACTTTCGAAGGGGAGATTATAG GAAATTGTCAGTGGACAGATTCAGTATCGATTGCGCTAAATACCTATCCGACGATGTGGAAATGAGATCAAGGGCGAGCAGCGGTGACAATCTGAGAAGACAACGGCAACCGAAACTGCATCATTCTAGATCGGATGACAATAAGAGGGCGTCGTTCGAAAGACACCAAAAAGACGCTCAATCGAGCCGATACTCTTTGAACACGCAAGCGGTCATCGAGAGTGGGGGATCAGAGGCCGAATTCAAGTATTTCACAGCAACGTCACTTGACACGGAAGAAAGTCGCGCTGACAATTCAGACGACAGCCACGCGATCGATATAGACGAACAGATAGCAGCGAATGTGCCGTCCGACGGACCGACAGAAGCTGATGCCTTACTCGAGGAACCTGAATTAGAGAACGTGCCCGAAATCGACGTTGAGAGCTCGAGATACGACATGGATGAGACTGAAACGTACGATGAAGCTGCGTtaagaacgaaaaatttaatatctaatgacCAGATATCGAAGAGACAGGggagaaataatattcgtaacATGGACGAAAGATTGGATGATTTTGTGAAAAGCAAAGAAACCATATTGTACATAAAAGAGCACgaaatttag
- the LOC108003179 gene encoding uncharacterized protein LOC108003179 isoform X2 yields the protein MTFEARDNAAKVVPARFRFNQTSTIKNTRNQRNRRSTSSQTTKWDHQLGVFKVNRSPSPSIHEVSRKQLTAEFMQFSKELNEKQAGHSIKKSPSAPTLIDKKSPRKRTSKYAGCALLNPELLQRHALSVDNPSYSPHQVSRESLDQQKMGGSQVSMAMDLHIPNKGPVTLKVKDRSDTARRHQLLRQTKVDYVEEVDEAVKSPTGRGYSPKLSGAYSKYPDDFVPRKRNSIDIKLLEELTASKDLTKISPRDFRKISSPSFHKMSFDKSGSDRRIERSMGQRKASLEFRKSPDFRRGDYRKLSVDRFSIDCAKYLSDDVEMRSRASSGDNLRRQRQPKLHHSRSDDNKRASFERHQKDAQSSRYSLNTQAVIESGGSEAEFKYFTATSLDTEESRADNSDDSHAIDIDEQIAANVPSDGPTEADALLEEPELENVPEIDVESSRYDMDETETYDEAALRTKNLISNDQISKRQGRNNIRNMDERLDDFVKSKETILYIKEHEI from the exons ATGACCTTCGAGGCCCGTGACAACGCTGCCAAAGTGGTTCCGGCCCGTTTCCGCTTTAATCAAACGTcgacaataaaaaatacgagGAATCAACGGAACCGTAGATCCACGTCTAGTCAAACGACGAAATGGGATCATCAATTGGGCGTGTTCAAAGTGAACAGAAGTCCGAGCCCAAGCATACACGAGGTTTCGAGGAAACAATTGACCGCGGAGTTCATGCAGTTTTCGAAAGAATTGAACGAGAAACAGGCTGGCCACTCGATTAAGAAGAGTCCCAGCGCGCCAACTTTGATAGACAAAAAATCACCACGTAAAAGAACATCAAAGTACGCTGGATGCGCTTTATTAAATCCAGAATTATTGCAGAGACATGCCCTTTCCGTTGATAATCCGAGCTACAGCCCTCACCAG GTCAGCAGAGAAAGTTTGGATCAGCAAAAGATGGGAGGCAGCCAGGTTTCAATGGCTATGGATTTGCACATTCCTAATAAAGGCCCAGTTACGTTGAAAGTTAAAGATAGATCGGACACAGCGAGACGTCATCAACTGCTTCGACAAACGAAAGTTGATTACGTCGAAGAAGTTGATGAAGCTGTTAAATCACCGACTGGTCGCGGTTACTCGCCTAAATTATCAG GTGCCTATAGCAAATATCCAGACGATTTTGTACCGAGGAAAAGAAACtcgatagatataaaattattagaagaattGACAGCGTCGAAAGatcttacaaaaatatcgCCTAGagattttcgtaaaatttcttcGCCGAGCTTCCATAAAATGTCATTCGACAAAAGTGGAAGTGATCGTAGGATCGAGAGAAGCATGGGCCAACGTAAAGCCAGCCTTGAATTCAGGAAAAGTCCCGACTTTCGAAGGGGAGATTATAG GAAATTGTCAGTGGACAGATTCAGTATCGATTGCGCTAAATACCTATCCGACGATGTGGAAATGAGATCAAGGGCGAGCAGCGGTGACAATCTGAGAAGACAACGGCAACCGAAACTGCATCATTCTAGATCGGATGACAATAAGAGGGCGTCGTTCGAAAGACACCAAAAAGACGCTCAATCGAGCCGATACTCTTTGAACACGCAAGCGGTCATCGAGAGTGGGGGATCAGAGGCCGAATTCAAGTATTTCACAGCAACGTCACTTGACACGGAAGAAAGTCGCGCTGACAATTCAGACGACAGCCACGCGATCGATATAGACGAACAGATAGCAGCGAATGTGCCGTCCGACGGACCGACAGAAGCTGATGCCTTACTCGAGGAACCTGAATTAGAGAACGTGCCCGAAATCGACGTTGAGAGCTCGAGATACGACATGGATGAGACTGAAACGTACGATGAAGCTGCGTtaagaacgaaaaatttaatatctaatgacCAGATATCGAAGAGACAGGggagaaataatattcgtaacATGGACGAAAGATTGGATGATTTTGTGAAAAGCAAAGAAACCATATTGTACATAAAAGAGCACgaaatttag